In Nicotiana tabacum cultivar K326 chromosome 19, ASM71507v2, whole genome shotgun sequence, one DNA window encodes the following:
- the LOC107826928 gene encoding arabinogalactan protein 20-like, protein MAASKLVVSILLAIFAMALFNFIPCVQAQELAPAPAPTSDGTSIDQGIAYVLMLAALVLTYLIHPMDASPYNFF, encoded by the exons ATGGCTGCCTCTAAACTTGTAGTTTCAATATTGTTGGCCATCTTTGCCATGGCATTGTTCAATTTCATCCCTTGTGTTCAAGCTCAAGAGTTGGCCCCTGCTCCTGCCCCTACCAGTGATG GAACATCCATAGATCAAGGAATTGCATACGTGCTGATGCTGGCGGCTTTAGTCCTTACATATCTCATCCACCCTATGGACGCTTCTCCCTACAATTTTTTCTAA
- the LOC107778261 gene encoding uncharacterized protein LOC107778261: MRLEASINVARLLLLYGLLFRGHDESESSINQGLFLGFLRWHGDKHPDVGKVILENAPQNDTLTCPMIQKDIINACAKEILKAIIGDLNGDNFVIEHEGSTSNERNQAKYILSEIIIFKFVFMLHLMLKVLAMSNELNKILQKRDQDIVNVVVFINITKKILQDMRKTGWESLLDDVSSFCHMHDIMIPKTDESYFPEKSKRKSSGICYLHHLRVDIFYAVIDVQLQEFNDRFDVVSSDLLLGMASLNPANSFANFDKGRIMTLAKYYPNEFDEVHIRDLSYQLDTFIIHMRVGNPKFSNLQGINDLAKALIETNLVKTYSYVYLLVKLTLILPVATATVERAFSSMKQIKNEERNNMGDQYLNNYLICYIERDVFTNVSNDVIIDRFQNMKARRGQL; this comes from the exons ATGCGTTTAGAAGCATCAATTAATGTGGCAAGACTTCTATTGTTGTATGGATTGCTTTTTAGGGGCCATGACGAAAGTGAATCTTCAATAAATCAAGGCCTCTTTCTAGGATTCTTACGATGGCATGGGGACAAGCATCCGGATGTGGGAAAAGTAATATTAGAAAATGCTCCACAAAATGATACTTTGACTTGCCCTATGATccaaaaggatattatcaatgcTTGTGCAAAAGAAATATTAAAGGCTATAATTGGAGACTTGAATGGAGATAATTTTG TGATTGAACATGAAGGTTCTACCTCAAATGAGAGAAATCAAGCAAAATATATTTTGAGTGAGATAATAATATTCAAATTTGTTTTTATGCTTCACTTGATGTTGAAAGTTTTGGCAATGTCAAATGAGTTGAACAAGATCCTACAAAAGAGAGATCAAGATATTGTTAATGTCGTGGTGTTTATTAATATTACAAAGAAAATATTGCAAGATATGAGAAAAACTGGATGGGAATCTTTGCTAGATGATGTTTCCTCATTTTgtcatatgcatgatattatgaTTCCCAAGACGGATGAATCCTATTTTCCTGAAAAGTCGAAGCGTAAGTCTTCTGGTATTTGTTATTTACACCACTTGCGTGTTGATATCTTTTATGCTGTAATTGATGTGCAACTTCAAGAGTTTAATGACCGTTTTGATGTAGTGAGTAGCGATTTGCTTCTTGGGATGGCTAGTTTGAATCCAGCCAATTCTTTTGCTAATTTTGATAAAGGTAGAATAATGACTTTAGCAAAATATTACCCAAATGAGTTTGATGAAGTACACATTCGAGACTTGAGTTATCAACTAGATACTTTCATAATTCATATGCGAGTTGGCAATCCCAAGTTCTCCAACTTGCAAGGAATTAATGATTTGGCAAAAGCATTGATTGAGACAAATCTTGTGAAGACTTATTCGTATGTTTATTTACTTGTGAAGTTAACTCTGATTTTACCTGTTGCTACCGCAACTGTGGAGAGAGCATTCTCATCCATGAAGCAGATAAAGAATGAAGAGAGGAACAACATGGGTGatcaatatttaaataattatttaatttgttaCATAGAGCGTGATGTATTTACAAATGTAAGTAATGATGTCATTATTGAtcgttttcaaaatatgaaagcTCGTCGAGGACAATTGTAA